The Branchiostoma lanceolatum isolate klBraLanc5 chromosome 1, klBraLanc5.hap2, whole genome shotgun sequence genomic sequence CCTGATCAGTGAACAGTGAGAGCTGGACACAAGCTTGTTCTCTGGAAAGGTCATATCACCAGCTGGAACAAATAGGGACAACCATGGCATATTAAATATCATACCTGAGGTGCACAGGAACAGTCATCAGACTATCAGAGCTGTCAACCCAGGACTGAGGTGTTCAAATgttttttcctagaactattaTAAGAGTAGAACTCATTGTTACCTGATGCAGTAGAGGTCCTCATTAAACAATGCctggagttacatgtacatgcatctgTGCAATGTTTAAGTGCCATGGCCATGGAATGgctaatataaccagctgcctgtgaagctggtgtattaTTCTGAAACGTGGGTGTATAGTATTCAAATGCAGATTCCTAGAATCCACAACTATATATCACAAATTGGTCAAAACCAGTTACTAGTAGCAAGGGATTTACCTCCTTGCTAGTAGAGGTACTCAGAAGCACACATGAAAACTAGGACAGGGATCCGGACTTAAAACCAACACTAAACTTCAAAGATTGAATTATATAccaatactagtatgtaaactGTATATATAAAAAACAAAGACGTTCTCCCTTTCAATCAATACATGTGTAGGAAAATCACAGAGTGTATGAAATATGCAGGTATTGACAGGGTCAGGTATAATCTTTATGCAATAGGTGTAGCAAAAGGTTGCTCTCAAATCCTTGCATCatcatgaaatattgaaatctaATAAAAGTCAGGTAAAATGGCTTTACATGGTTAAAAGCTCTTTCAATCTATCATTTCTGACATTTCTGGGTTACCTTCAGGGCGTAGATGAATAGGGATGACTACAGGATGAAAGATAGGAAATACATTATCTCTTTTAAAATTCACCAAAAAGACTTTGTGTCTGTTTCCAAGCACAGCATATTTTCACTAATTGTGTGCAAcacaaaaaaaatctaaaaacatcGGTATCAGTTGTTAGAATATCAAAGAAATCTAAAATGCATTCACTGTGTGATGATTTCGTGCTAGAGCAGTCAACACGAAATaccgccaacataaaaccactgtgaatatttgaagatttacagtactctgaATACGGAGCAGCAGTTGTCTCTAGGAtactgactaaatcgcgctcctggTGGCCGGCCTGACGGTTACCGCCCCCTagtcattaaccccagccagcgagagattgtgtaaccaCAGGCTAGCTAAAGTCTGACGCATCTAGATTTTTCTGCACAGTTAATTCAAGAATTTGCAGTATCTTTGTACCTTTGTTAGTTTGTAATTATGCAGAGTTTGATTTCACAATTAAAACAACAGTGAGAACACAATACAAATGCTATCACCTGGTTGCAAGTGTGATGGATTTATtgtaaaaaattgcaaaaaaatgcaCTTACAAATAGTGTAAATATTTCAACATAAACAGGGAAAAATATAAGATCTTGAGttcatgaaagaaaaaaattcttagttACTGAGTACATTATGTTGATTTTAGCATACTTCATCTTGTTATACACgttttcttgatttgttagtaaacaaacattgtaaacaGTAACTCTATAACTGATACCCTAATTGCTTCTTCACtctaatctatgcaaatgactgTCGAGCAATTAAGGATTTCAATTCAGATACGGCTCAGGCCCACTTAAATAGATGTAATTATGTAGAATGtgtttttatttgtgtttttatttatcTCCTGTTGTAATCACCTTCATGAATAGGGTTGGAAAAAATAtactttttgttaacattttttcttcttctctatGTCATCAACACTTCAACCTGCTCAGTAAAATCCTAACATTTTCTGTAATGTCATCATGGTTTATTTCAGTTTCGCAGCTCGCATAAATTCTTTATGCCTATCAATAGCATATCACAGACGTTTAACTTCACTTGGCCTTCCCGCTTCCCTGAAAAAATCCCCAGGTCGCAAATGATTGATGAACCGAAACAAGCCATGAATGTTAATGCCTCACACCCATTTGAGAGCATTTATTCTCAAACGCCTGATGACTACTGATGCAGGGACGGCCAAACAGGAAAAAGGTGGAGTTAATTTCTTTGCTCCCAAAGTCAAACACTTCCCAATCAAGGATCTAAACCAACGAGAGCGgctaagaaaaatattttgagaCCGAAAAATGCGGAAGAAATTGGATACCTCTCCTTCCAATGGTGAATCTGTCCTTGTTGATGGATACTGGCGGCGAGTCCACATCAGTAGTGCTCACAAGCTGTGCCCAAGGCTCTCTCCCTTCTGCTTCAGCCGACATTTTGCGAAAACGTGTGGAAAAACGAAGAAGAAACGTTGGAGAAATGTAGGTAATGTTGTCTCTCCCTCCTTTTGTCAGCtggagaggtcaggggtcaatgACGAAAGCATGCAAACAGAACAGACAACGCagtcatttttatacattttccGAACCAATAATAATTCCATGAATCAAATACATAAGCAATACAATGTGCAGTTATAGCATAGGTGGTAATCGTTACAATTTTTTGATCAACAAATGATATACACGTTGCTGCAATCAGtgaaatgtaacatttgttgCGTTATGATGCGTTGAAACGCGGGCAAGCCTAAGCAAGTCAGCTGACCTCGAGTAACCTTGAAATAATGCCATGCAATGGCGTCATCTTGCGACAAAAAGTAGAATTGCAATTGGATCAGGTAAAGGTATGAAAGGGAAAACAGTCATATTCAACTGAGGAGAAGGATGATGGCTTGTCAAGTAACTAAAGAGAAGTGCCATGAGGCTTTGCTATGggtgagtgtcatcctgtttagttccaggttATACCAGTAACCTTCACCGGTAGAGTCTGGAGCTAAAACAGGAAGACATTCAGGCCAGCTTTGCTACGTATAACGGGTTTTCAGCCAAGCCACAGGTCATCccaactcttctcgataagtgtcttattttagaaacaaacaaatatcaatACTAGCGCTGACCGTATCCGATAGCTAGGCCACTAGAAATTTCAATAAGGTCCCACCTGGATGACGACATCTTGCTAAAGTTTTTTCAAAAACcattcagttgcttgaataTCTTGCTAAAGGCTATTGTACTTTGTACGCTCAATGAGGTTCGTTTTAACATATCCCCATGGTACGCCCTAAGTTAGGAAGTGCAGATAGATGTAATGTAACATCTTTCTTTACCTTTATTAGAGTTATAAATCATTTCACGTTCTACTGGGTCAATGACGTAGTAGAATATTCAGTGGACGTAAGGACCGATGACCACTTTTCACACACCCTACTCACGATTCGGCCTAGACCTGATCTCCTTGGAGATAAAggaaggcaaaatcgtaacgtttctcaagcttTTTGAATCGTTACAATTTTTTCTTTCTACATTGCCGCGGAGATTAGTCTAGATCCACACCACCCACATGATTATGCATATGACGACAGCGTTTTATAACAGATGACCTCTGGATTAATGCACAAAACCCTCTGTGCCAGAAcgcaaataaatgtatacacCTTCAAAGACAACGCAAGCAACGAGCTTAGGTACGAAATTTCACATTGTAATCCTTACCAAGCACATTTCAGCAAGGACAGACTTCGATTCGATGAAAGTAAAAGCAACAAGAGGTCAATAAACCCATACTTTCGCCAAAATGCAAATCTTCACGTTGTTCAATGCTGCTGTTGGTGGTGAGAGGTCGTTTAGACAACACAAAGGTCCAAGTAAAGGTCCAAGTGAAACTCCTGTTTCcacaatataatgtccttggtctgccTTTGCCCCTTGGTGTTTTGACCACTGTTGGGCCCCTGGGGACAGGCCCTGGCAGGAGCTGAAATGTTTGCCCCAGTGTGTCAGCTTTTAGCTGTCAGCTGCATTTTCGTTTGATTTACTTACCTTGCAAATGCACCAATAATGGAATCCACATTATTTAGAACTATGAAATTgatagtattttcttatcaatcatgcaattatatcttcatttgcataatcgatatcTATCGATATACCTCTCTTTCTtacatatgccacatgtttgatcatgatagtcctatcatggaatacagcggATTTCTAAACTATTAATCATTCAAATAATATCCAAATGCTAATTACGAAAATtggattctgatttgcataatcagcatatGATTATCCGTGCTTGAGTTATTCTTTTTCAAACTCTaaaaacaaaatcggcccctgcaaTTAAAAAGGTCAAAACCTACACGACTAAAAATCTccttccaaagagctatctactagtcataaatcatgaccatagcttgttcagaacacgagatatcaaaacaggaagttccgcagCCGTACCTTagaagttgctagggggcccaaaatctattcattttgaGGTCATAAATCGCGCTTCTAGCGACTAGCTCGACTGTTACCACCCACTccggggagggggtcattaacctccgccatcgagagattgtgtaaacacaatcaagacctacctacataccgaatatgaagacaatccacccaggcattctcgagttatcgtgttcacagacagacagacagaaagactgacagatagacacacacacacacacacacacacacagacacacgctccccaaaacataacctttttggcaaaggtGAGAAATTAATGATTGGGTGGACAGTAGCTTCAAATCTAAAGGCCACGCGGCAAAACAAGTGGTGACACATGTCCGGTGTGGCTGTGGGTgttttatacacatgtatatctaatAATGTCCGAGGCCCGTGGATTGTGGTATAATTGTCTGGTGTGGACTTTCTTTGGTACAGATACCGCGCAAATACCGCACTCGGGGCGGAGCCAGTCTGCAAGTGTTGGAGTGTGTCTTTCTAGTGGCGGCGCCTGAGGATCGAGAGAAATTCTGTTGGATTGAAGTGCAGTGTAGAGAGTTACGTTTTCTGGTAGAAGCATTGCCAGTGGTGACTCGGAGACTGTAATAAGTATATTGTCATTCTAGCCGTAGAGTGGACGGTTCAAGTTGGCCGTAGTGTTGCTTGTGCGTCTGCTAGTGCTGTTTATAGAGACCGGGTACTAGCAACACTGTCAGAAGGTGATTGCCGTGTAGGGCAGACTTTAGCTTTCTTATAGACTGAGCAACAGTTCCTATAAGATTGTAATACATTTATTGTCGTTATGGCTATAAGGTGGACAGTTAGAATATGTATAGCGTTTGTTGTAGGTCTGTTAGTGCCGTGTGTAGAGGCAGGGAACTGGCAACACTGTCAGAGGGTAGTACCGCTGTTGAGATGTAGTGTCGGGGACAGTCGCACTGACGGGGCAGAGTACCGATATGACATAGCTCGGTACACGTGGGACAGACGCCTGTACCCCACCGGCGACTACAACGTTCATTTTGCCACAGTCAACCTGCCTGATTTCCCGAGCACCGTGTCCTGCTACAACTGCACGCGTGAGATTTTGCGTTCCCGGGGTTCTCATCTAGTACCGTACAAAGCAATTTTGATAGTCGATCATAACGTGGGCACCCTGACAGCTAGCGATACCGACGCTGTTTCAAAGATACCATGCGTTGGAGGGTGTGCACTATGGTTTGTGAATTGTAACACAACGATCATAGAAGTAGGAGCGCTTGCTAAGCTACCACATGTGAAGACACTGGTTATCTGGCAGAGCAACCTCCGCACTCTCCGAAACGGCACGTTTGAAGGGATGGAGAGCCTGGAAGAAATGGCGCTGCTGAGTAACAACATAACAAGTCTGGAGGTAAGATTTCATGTTTACAATATTGCGGTTAAAATTGTTTACAATTATAGGACGGCAGGCGAGGAAAAAGCCCAGCCCTGCGTACGTCGGAAACTTGATTGGAATCAGTAGTAATGTAGACTGAGATACATTTAACTAATGGTTGGGTGGGCGGGCAAATGATGGTTGAATGAGAAATAATATTATAAATGACGTAGATGGTTTGACTGGCAATTACTAAAATTCTTTGCCAAATATTGACGCGGTCACTTGCGTGATAGTTTACAATACAGACCTACCCTCATGAGAGAAAACATACAGTTTTATCTTTATGTACCATTACATAGGTATATCAGTTCAATGTAAACTGCCAGGCGATTTATTCTACGATTGACATCATTGCCACACCTTGACCAAATAATCCACTGCCATTTCTGTAGCTGTCAATAATACCGACACGATTTCAAGTATATTGTCATCGACTTGTTCACCTGTTATAACAAAATACCGATTCTACTCTTCAGGCTGGTGTTTTTGACCGGTTACCTAAGCTGCGAAAACTTCATCTGATCGACAACCAAATCCTGACGATGGCACCGGACACGCTGTGCGGACTACGGCTCGAATTGCTGGACGTAAGTGCAAATCATCTCACTGACATATCGGACGGGTTACTACAGGGTACACGGTCCCTACACCATCTCCATGTCGTTGGGAACAAGCTTCAGTCAATCAGTGTGTCCATGTTTGCCGAGCTTGACCAACTGTGGGTTTTGTCCCTTCAGTATAATGAAATCTCGAGCATTGCAGAAGGCGCGTTCCGCTCAAACGCACAACTGAGGAAGATAAACCTAGAGGGAAACAAGCTGAACTTTCTGTCAGGACATTGGTTCAACTCGGCGCCAAAGGGAATGACTGTGAATGTGGAGGGGAATGCTGTCGCCGCTGTGCATTCAAAGAGTCGGATGCTGGGCACGAATATCTTCTTGTTGAACAACCCTCTGCGCTGTACGTGTGCGAATAGATGGCTATATGAACACCTGTGGGCGCGTCAGAATTACGGAGGAATGACGATGGCGCGACGTCACTCATCATCATTGCGGCGGTGGATGATTTCCGTACCACCACAGTGTCCCGCGTCATCTCTGATGGAAGTGCCTCCCAAGCCGGTTGATACCGGTGCGCTACGTTGCCCGATGCCATTTGTCGAACTCCTGAACGTAAGACAAAGTCACGAGCCACGATATTACGAAGCCTTTGGTAGCGTGTATTGGGAAGAGTTGCCCCTGGTGTCCTGGACTTTACCTAACGCTTCACAACACTCGATGAACTTGacatacaacacaaacacaacgaCACACGCTACCCTGGCAATAGGAAACCTAACGGTGAGAATGGTAACCTACATACAAGCTGAGGGCTGGGTGAAATGTAATGGTTTAGAAAATAAGACGGAGGAGTGTTCTAACTACATGGGAAAGTCCACGTTCACTCTATGGTTCCGCAGTGCCAGGGGCTCTCATTTCTGGAACTTAAGTTGTTCAGCTATCTCCGAAGTCGGTTCCTACACTGCACACTTTGAGTGGAGGAACAACACACATTTCTCAAAGCCTAACAGTACACTACACCCTTCGACAGAACCAACAACACTCCGGCCCATATTAGTCTTACTTCAAGG encodes the following:
- the LOC136444811 gene encoding uncharacterized protein; protein product: MAIRWTVRICIAFVVGLLVPCVEAGNWQHCQRVVPLLRCSVGDSRTDGAEYRYDIARYTWDRRLYPTGDYNVHFATVNLPDFPSTVSCYNCTREILRSRGSHLVPYKAILIVDHNVGTLTASDTDAVSKIPCVGGCALWFVNCNTTIIEVGALAKLPHVKTLVIWQSNLRTLRNGTFEGMESLEEMALLSNNITSLEAGVFDRLPKLRKLHLIDNQILTMAPDTLCGLRLELLDVSANHLTDISDGLLQGTRSLHHLHVVGNKLQSISVSMFAELDQLWVLSLQYNEISSIAEGAFRSNAQLRKINLEGNKLNFLSGHWFNSAPKGMTVNVEGNAVAAVHSKSRMLGTNIFLLNNPLRCTCANRWLYEHLWARQNYGGMTMARRHSSSLRRWMISVPPQCPASSLMEVPPKPVDTGALRCPMPFVELLNVRQSHEPRYYEAFGSVYWEELPLVSWTLPNASQHSMNLTYNTNTTTHATLAIGNLTVRMVTYIQAEGWVKCNGLENKTEECSNYMGKSTFTLWFRSARGSHFWNLSCSAISEVGSYTAHFEWRNNTHFSKPNSTLHPSTEPTTLRPILVLLQGVDRNLSESVWPIAVVTLATILMILTRMIWEHNAGIKWAKSNVQGNNITPQGAARLSPEPNENRPASVENGSANDDPDDMIVPYAIAYDIEDDDITPYAEGHLRDLDESDASDSSEIRPYGVSKLCDKYVASSDHKKTANENLSVESASVEDPASTLYGQEGAKASVFQSTSVYQEHK